One region of Parambassis ranga chromosome 21, fParRan2.1, whole genome shotgun sequence genomic DNA includes:
- the slc4a10b gene encoding sodium-driven chloride bicarbonate exchanger isoform X2, with translation MESTDQGAQIEPLLPSVTVGQKLDLENDDEAVLDRGGTRSEQRTNFEQEDLEGHRTLYIGVHVPLGSTKHRSHRRHRHHGNKHSRRSRERILPLVEGRESPVYGTSDTPSQRVQFLLGTEDDDEEHIPHDLFTEMDEICVRDGEDSEWRESARWLKFEEDVEDGGERWSKPYVATLSLHSLFELRSCIINSTVLLDMRANTIEEIADMVLDHQELYSPLGDQLRQKVRETLLKQHHHQNQKKLAKRLPIVRSIADMGRRSSELHLDKNGQMTSSQCQLAGTDGKGDISRENSSVDFSKIDLHFMKKIPTGAEACNVLVGELEFLNKPVVAFVRLSPAVLLSGLAEVPIATRFLFILLGPMGRAPQYHEIGRSIATLMTDEVFHDVAYKAKDRNDLIAGIDEFLDQVTVLPPGEWDPTIRIEPPKNVPSQEKRKKSNILANGLVEGEEEEEPDGHGGPELQRTGKWFGGLFLDIKRKAPHYLSDYTDAISLQCVASFLFLYCACMSPVITFGGLLGEATEGRISAIESLFGASLTGIAYSLFAGQPLTILGSTGPVLVFEKILFKFCKEYGLSYLSLRTCIGLWTAFLCILLVATDASSLVCYITRFTEEAFASLICIIFIYEALEKLVHLGEHYPFNKNNNLDKLTVYSCSCVEPSDPTNATLKYWEINNITASEIYWEALEVKDCIEKQGEFVGSACGPHGPYVPDVLFWCVILFFSTVFMSAFLKEFKFSSYFPTKVRSIISDFAVFFTIFTMVLIDYALGIPSPKLKVPSVFKPTRDDRGWFINPLGPNPWWTAVITVLPALLCTILIFMDQQITAVIINRKEHKLKKGCGYHLDLFMVGVMLGVCSLMGLPWFVAATVLSITHVNSLKLESECSAPGEQPKFLGIREQRFTGLMIFTLMGCSVFMTSVLKFIPMPVLYGVFLYMGASSLRGIQFYDRLTLFGMPAKHQPDFIYLRHVPLRKVHLFTIIQLSCLALLWIIKTSRAAIVFPMMVLALVFIRKLMDCIFTKRELSWLDDLMPESKKKKLEDAEEEEEESILAEDEQVVQVPLEGYKGIPIINITDEMSKGSFGNTWNANS, from the exons GCCACAGGACTCTCTACATTGGGGTCCACGTTCCCTTGGGCAGCACCAAGCACCGCAGCCATCGCAGGCACcgtcaccatggaaacaaacacagcaggaggagcagggagcGGATCCTTCCTTTGGTGGAGGGGAGAGAATCTCCTGTCTATGGTA CCTCAGACACTCCCTCCCAGAGAGTCCAGTTTTTGCTGGGGAccgaggatgatgatgaagagcacATCCCTCATGACCTCTTCACAGAGATGGATGAGATCTGTGTACGGGATGGAGAGGATTCTGAGTGGAGGGAAAGTGCCAG GTGGCTAAAGTTTGAAGAGGAtgtggaggatggaggagagcgATGGAGTAAACCCTACGTAGCCACGCTGTCTCTACACAGTCTGTTTGAACTGCGCAGCTGCATTATCAACAGCACTGTGCTGCTCGATATGAGGGCAAATACTATTGAAGAGATTGCAG ATATGGTCTTAGACCATCAAGAGTTGTACTCACCACTTGGAGATCAGCTCAGACAGAAAGTGAGGGAAACGCTGCTGAAACAGCATCATCACCAGAACCAGAAGAAGCTGGCCAAAAGGCTGCCGATCGTGCGCTCCATTGCTGACATGGGTCGAAGGAGCTCAGAGCTCCACCTAGACAAGAATG GTCAGATGACATCCTCCCAGTGTCAGTTAGCAGGTACAGATGGCAAAGGGGACATCAGCAGAGAGAACAGTTCGGTCGACTTCAGCAAG ATAGATCTTCATTTCATGAAGAAGATCCCCACAGGTGCAGAGGCATGTAATGTGTTAGTGGGAGAGTTGGAGTTTCTGAACAAGCCAGTGGTGGCGTTTGTCCGTCTGTCACCTGCAGTCCTGCTCAGCGGACTGGCTGAAGTCCCAATCGCCACAAG GtttcttttcattcttttaGGGCCCATGGGTCGAGCTCCACAGTATCATGAGATTGGAAGGTCTATTGCAACACTTATGACAGATGAG GTTTTCCATGATGTTGCCTATAAAGCTAAAGACAGAAATGATCTGATAGCTGGAATTGATGAATTCCTTGATCAAGTGACTGTCCTGCCTCCAGGAGAATGGGACCCAACCATACGGATAGAGCCACCCAAAAATGTACCTTCTCAG gagaagaggaagaaaagtaaTATTTTAGCAAATGGATTAgtggagggggaagaggaagaagagcctgATGGCCATGGAGGTCCTGAACTGCAGCGTACTGGAAA gtGGTTTGGTGGTCTTTTTCTAGACATAAAGCGCAAAGCCCCTCACTACCTGTCTGACTACACCGATGCCATTAGTTTGCAATGTGTCGCCTCTTTCTTATTCCTGTACTGTGCCTGCATGTCCCCtgtcatcacctttggaggacTACTGGGCGAGGCAACTGAAGGACGCATA AGTGCAATTGAGTCACTGTTTGGAGCCTCACTGACTGGAATAGCCTATTCCCTGTTTGCTGGGCAGCCACTCACCATCTTAGGGAGTACAGGGCCGGTGCTTGTGTTTGAAAAGATACTGTTCAAATTCTGCAA GGAGTATGGTTTGTCCTATTTGTCATTGAGAACCTGCATTGGCCTGTGGACAGCTTTTCTCTGCATCCTACTGGTGGCTACAGATGCCAGTTCCCTTGTATGCTACATCACACGTTTTACAGAGGAAGCCTTTGCCTCCCTCATCTGTATAATCTTCATCTATGAGGCCTTGGAGAAGCTTGTGCACCTAGGAGAACACTACCCTTtcaacaagaacaacaacctggaCAAACTCACAGTGTACTC ATGTTCATGTGTTGAGCCTTCTGACCCCACCAATGCCACCCTGAAGTACTGGGAGATCAACAACATCACTGCTTCAGAGATCTACTGGGAAGCACTGGAGGTCAAG GACTGCATTGAAAAGCAAGGGGAGTTCGTGGGCAGTGCCTGTGGTCCTCATGGACCCTACGTTCCTGATGTTCTTTTCTGGTGTGTCATTCTCTTCTTTTCCACGGTCTTCATGTCCGCTTTCCTCAAAGAGTTCAAGTTCAGCAGTTATTTCCCCACAAAG GTAAGGTCCATCATCAGTGACTTTGCCGTTTTCTTCACCATCTTCACTATGGTGTTGATCGACTACGCTTTAGGGATCCCCTCTCCAAAACTAAAGGTTCCCAGTGTGTTTAAG CCAACCCGAGATGACAGGGGTTGGTTCATTAACCCGCTGGGTCCGAACCCTTGGTGGACTGCAGTTATAACAGTGCTCCCAGCCCTGCTTTGTACCATTCTCATCTTCATGGACCAGCAGATCACAGCTGTCATCATCAACAGAAAGGAACACAAACTCAAG AAAGGCTGTGGATACCATCTGGATCTTTTCATGGTAGGGGTGATGCTGGGAGTGTGCTCTCTGATGGGCCTGCCATGGTTTGTAGCAGCCACCGTCCTTTCCATCACCCATGTCAACAGTCTGAAACTAGAGTCAGAGTGCTCAGCACCTGGGGAGCAGCCCAAGTTCCTCGGCATCAGAGAGCAACGCTTTACCGGCCTCATGATCTTCACCCTCATGGGCTGCTCCGTGTTCATGACATCAGTGCTTAAG ttcaTCCCTATGCCTGTGTTGTATGGAGTATTTCTTTACATGGGAGCATCTTCACTAAGAGGGATTCAG TTTTATGATCGTCTCACATTGTTTGGTATGCCAGCTAAACATCAGCCAGACTTCATTTACTTACGACACGTACCCCTAAGGAAGGTGCACCTCTTCACCATCATTCAGCTCAGCTGTTTGGCTCTGCTCTGGATCATCAAGACTTCTAGGGCTGCCATAGTGTTCCCTATGATG GTGCTGGCTCTGGTGTTTATCAGGAAGTTAATGGACTGTATCTTCACCAAGAGAGAGCTGAGCTGGCTGGATGACCTCATGCCAGAAAGCAAGAAAAAGAAGCTTGAGGATGCAGAAGAG gaagaggaagagagtaTTCTAGCAGAAGATGAACAAGTAGTGCAAGTGCCGTTAGAGGGGTATAA AGGAATACCCATCATCAATATTACAGATGAAATGTCAAAAGGCTCTTTTGGAAACACTTGGAATGCCAACAGTTAA
- the slc4a10b gene encoding sodium-driven chloride bicarbonate exchanger isoform X3, whose protein sequence is MESTDQGAQIEPLLPSVTTSERRAVTNDDEAVLDRGGTRSEQRTNFEQEDLEGHRTLYIGVHVPLGSTKHRSHRRHRHHGNKHSRRSRERILPLVEGRESPVYDTPSQRVQFLLGTEDDDEEHIPHDLFTEMDEICVRDGEDSEWRESARWLKFEEDVEDGGERWSKPYVATLSLHSLFELRSCIINSTVLLDMRANTIEEIADMVLDHQELYSPLGDQLRQKVRETLLKQHHHQNQKKLAKRLPIVRSIADMGRRSSELHLDKNGQMTSSQCQLAGTDGKGDISRENSSVDFSKIDLHFMKKIPTGAEACNVLVGELEFLNKPVVAFVRLSPAVLLSGLAEVPIATRFLFILLGPMGRAPQYHEIGRSIATLMTDEVFHDVAYKAKDRNDLIAGIDEFLDQVTVLPPGEWDPTIRIEPPKNVPSQEKRKKSNILANGLVEGEEEEEPDGHGGPELQRTGKWFGGLFLDIKRKAPHYLSDYTDAISLQCVASFLFLYCACMSPVITFGGLLGEATEGRISAIESLFGASLTGIAYSLFAGQPLTILGSTGPVLVFEKILFKFCKEYGLSYLSLRTCIGLWTAFLCILLVATDASSLVCYITRFTEEAFASLICIIFIYEALEKLVHLGEHYPFNKNNNLDKLTVYSCSCVEPSDPTNATLKYWEINNITASEIYWEALEVKDCIEKQGEFVGSACGPHGPYVPDVLFWCVILFFSTVFMSAFLKEFKFSSYFPTKVRSIISDFAVFFTIFTMVLIDYALGIPSPKLKVPSVFKPTRDDRGWFINPLGPNPWWTAVITVLPALLCTILIFMDQQITAVIINRKEHKLKKGCGYHLDLFMVGVMLGVCSLMGLPWFVAATVLSITHVNSLKLESECSAPGEQPKFLGIREQRFTGLMIFTLMGCSVFMTSVLKFIPMPVLYGVFLYMGASSLRGIQFYDRLTLFGMPAKHQPDFIYLRHVPLRKVHLFTIIQLSCLALLWIIKTSRAAIVFPMMVLALVFIRKLMDCIFTKRELSWLDDLMPESKKKKLEDAEEEEEESILAEDEQVVQVPLEGYKGIPIINITDEMSKGSFGNTWNANS, encoded by the exons GCCACAGGACTCTCTACATTGGGGTCCACGTTCCCTTGGGCAGCACCAAGCACCGCAGCCATCGCAGGCACcgtcaccatggaaacaaacacagcaggaggagcagggagcGGATCCTTCCTTTGGTGGAGGGGAGAGAATCTCCTGTCTATG ACACTCCCTCCCAGAGAGTCCAGTTTTTGCTGGGGAccgaggatgatgatgaagagcacATCCCTCATGACCTCTTCACAGAGATGGATGAGATCTGTGTACGGGATGGAGAGGATTCTGAGTGGAGGGAAAGTGCCAG GTGGCTAAAGTTTGAAGAGGAtgtggaggatggaggagagcgATGGAGTAAACCCTACGTAGCCACGCTGTCTCTACACAGTCTGTTTGAACTGCGCAGCTGCATTATCAACAGCACTGTGCTGCTCGATATGAGGGCAAATACTATTGAAGAGATTGCAG ATATGGTCTTAGACCATCAAGAGTTGTACTCACCACTTGGAGATCAGCTCAGACAGAAAGTGAGGGAAACGCTGCTGAAACAGCATCATCACCAGAACCAGAAGAAGCTGGCCAAAAGGCTGCCGATCGTGCGCTCCATTGCTGACATGGGTCGAAGGAGCTCAGAGCTCCACCTAGACAAGAATG GTCAGATGACATCCTCCCAGTGTCAGTTAGCAGGTACAGATGGCAAAGGGGACATCAGCAGAGAGAACAGTTCGGTCGACTTCAGCAAG ATAGATCTTCATTTCATGAAGAAGATCCCCACAGGTGCAGAGGCATGTAATGTGTTAGTGGGAGAGTTGGAGTTTCTGAACAAGCCAGTGGTGGCGTTTGTCCGTCTGTCACCTGCAGTCCTGCTCAGCGGACTGGCTGAAGTCCCAATCGCCACAAG GtttcttttcattcttttaGGGCCCATGGGTCGAGCTCCACAGTATCATGAGATTGGAAGGTCTATTGCAACACTTATGACAGATGAG GTTTTCCATGATGTTGCCTATAAAGCTAAAGACAGAAATGATCTGATAGCTGGAATTGATGAATTCCTTGATCAAGTGACTGTCCTGCCTCCAGGAGAATGGGACCCAACCATACGGATAGAGCCACCCAAAAATGTACCTTCTCAG gagaagaggaagaaaagtaaTATTTTAGCAAATGGATTAgtggagggggaagaggaagaagagcctgATGGCCATGGAGGTCCTGAACTGCAGCGTACTGGAAA gtGGTTTGGTGGTCTTTTTCTAGACATAAAGCGCAAAGCCCCTCACTACCTGTCTGACTACACCGATGCCATTAGTTTGCAATGTGTCGCCTCTTTCTTATTCCTGTACTGTGCCTGCATGTCCCCtgtcatcacctttggaggacTACTGGGCGAGGCAACTGAAGGACGCATA AGTGCAATTGAGTCACTGTTTGGAGCCTCACTGACTGGAATAGCCTATTCCCTGTTTGCTGGGCAGCCACTCACCATCTTAGGGAGTACAGGGCCGGTGCTTGTGTTTGAAAAGATACTGTTCAAATTCTGCAA GGAGTATGGTTTGTCCTATTTGTCATTGAGAACCTGCATTGGCCTGTGGACAGCTTTTCTCTGCATCCTACTGGTGGCTACAGATGCCAGTTCCCTTGTATGCTACATCACACGTTTTACAGAGGAAGCCTTTGCCTCCCTCATCTGTATAATCTTCATCTATGAGGCCTTGGAGAAGCTTGTGCACCTAGGAGAACACTACCCTTtcaacaagaacaacaacctggaCAAACTCACAGTGTACTC ATGTTCATGTGTTGAGCCTTCTGACCCCACCAATGCCACCCTGAAGTACTGGGAGATCAACAACATCACTGCTTCAGAGATCTACTGGGAAGCACTGGAGGTCAAG GACTGCATTGAAAAGCAAGGGGAGTTCGTGGGCAGTGCCTGTGGTCCTCATGGACCCTACGTTCCTGATGTTCTTTTCTGGTGTGTCATTCTCTTCTTTTCCACGGTCTTCATGTCCGCTTTCCTCAAAGAGTTCAAGTTCAGCAGTTATTTCCCCACAAAG GTAAGGTCCATCATCAGTGACTTTGCCGTTTTCTTCACCATCTTCACTATGGTGTTGATCGACTACGCTTTAGGGATCCCCTCTCCAAAACTAAAGGTTCCCAGTGTGTTTAAG CCAACCCGAGATGACAGGGGTTGGTTCATTAACCCGCTGGGTCCGAACCCTTGGTGGACTGCAGTTATAACAGTGCTCCCAGCCCTGCTTTGTACCATTCTCATCTTCATGGACCAGCAGATCACAGCTGTCATCATCAACAGAAAGGAACACAAACTCAAG AAAGGCTGTGGATACCATCTGGATCTTTTCATGGTAGGGGTGATGCTGGGAGTGTGCTCTCTGATGGGCCTGCCATGGTTTGTAGCAGCCACCGTCCTTTCCATCACCCATGTCAACAGTCTGAAACTAGAGTCAGAGTGCTCAGCACCTGGGGAGCAGCCCAAGTTCCTCGGCATCAGAGAGCAACGCTTTACCGGCCTCATGATCTTCACCCTCATGGGCTGCTCCGTGTTCATGACATCAGTGCTTAAG ttcaTCCCTATGCCTGTGTTGTATGGAGTATTTCTTTACATGGGAGCATCTTCACTAAGAGGGATTCAG TTTTATGATCGTCTCACATTGTTTGGTATGCCAGCTAAACATCAGCCAGACTTCATTTACTTACGACACGTACCCCTAAGGAAGGTGCACCTCTTCACCATCATTCAGCTCAGCTGTTTGGCTCTGCTCTGGATCATCAAGACTTCTAGGGCTGCCATAGTGTTCCCTATGATG GTGCTGGCTCTGGTGTTTATCAGGAAGTTAATGGACTGTATCTTCACCAAGAGAGAGCTGAGCTGGCTGGATGACCTCATGCCAGAAAGCAAGAAAAAGAAGCTTGAGGATGCAGAAGAG gaagaggaagagagtaTTCTAGCAGAAGATGAACAAGTAGTGCAAGTGCCGTTAGAGGGGTATAA AGGAATACCCATCATCAATATTACAGATGAAATGTCAAAAGGCTCTTTTGGAAACACTTGGAATGCCAACAGTTAA